A single region of the Streptomyces virginiae genome encodes:
- a CDS encoding NAD-dependent epimerase/dehydratase family protein, whose protein sequence is MIAVTGASGFCGGHVARAAAAAGAEVVCLGRRPGPVGTHRFWDAAAEPPDLTGVELVVHCAAAVGDPAPGSRAAALMRAVNVDGTRRLLGAAGGRPVVWVSSASVYDPRHDRGLVDEDHPRAGQLNAYGRTKAEGEDLALTAGAVVLRPRAVYGPGDTTLLPRLLSRVRAGTLLLPGPDVRLSLTAVENLARASLQAAGWVPGAYNIADGEPYGRDAAVRAVLRAHGVRARIRHLPLPVAGAAARIAEAVATVSGAEPALSRYAVDQLAHPVVLDLGRARAQGWAPHRNLADHLASVTGSRPELSR, encoded by the coding sequence GTGATCGCGGTGACCGGCGCGAGCGGCTTCTGCGGCGGGCACGTCGCCCGGGCCGCGGCGGCGGCCGGCGCCGAGGTGGTGTGCCTGGGTCGCAGGCCGGGCCCGGTGGGCACGCACCGCTTCTGGGACGCGGCCGCGGAGCCGCCGGACCTGACGGGCGTGGAGCTGGTGGTGCACTGCGCGGCGGCCGTCGGCGATCCGGCTCCCGGTTCGCGGGCCGCGGCGCTGATGCGCGCGGTGAACGTGGACGGCACGCGGCGGCTGCTCGGGGCGGCGGGCGGACGGCCCGTGGTGTGGGTGAGCAGCGCCAGCGTCTACGACCCCCGGCACGACCGAGGCCTGGTCGACGAGGACCACCCGCGCGCCGGGCAGTTGAACGCCTACGGGCGGACGAAGGCGGAGGGCGAGGACCTGGCGCTGACCGCCGGGGCGGTGGTGCTGCGGCCGCGGGCCGTGTACGGGCCGGGCGACACCACTTTGCTGCCCCGGCTGCTGTCCCGGGTCCGGGCGGGCACCTTGCTGTTGCCCGGCCCGGACGTACGGCTCAGTCTCACGGCGGTGGAGAACCTGGCTCGTGCGTCCTTGCAGGCGGCCGGCTGGGTGCCGGGCGCGTACAACATCGCCGACGGGGAGCCGTACGGCCGTGACGCGGCGGTCCGCGCGGTCCTGCGCGCCCACGGCGTCCGGGCCCGGATCCGGCACCTCCCGCTGCCGGTGGCCGGCGCGGCCGCCCGGATCGCGGAGGCGGTGGCGACGGTGTCCGGGGCCGAACCGGCCCTCAGCCGCTACGCGGTGGACCAGTTGGCGCACCCGGTGGTCCTGGACCTCGGCCGGGCCCGGGCCCAGGGCTGGGCCCCGCACCGGAACCTGGCGGACCACCTGGCCTCGGTGACCGGATCCCGGCCGGAGCTCAGCCGCTGA
- a CDS encoding GTP-binding protein: MPGYDTTAPRDQERRTDPVKILVAGGFGVGKTTLVETISEIEPLRTEERLTSAGIGVDDLDGIESKTVTTVAMDFGRLTLTDAGVVLYLFGTPGQERFWFMWDDLLNGALGAIVLVDTRRLDRSFPAVDFFESRGLPFVVGANCFHGEQPYTAEEIGAALHLRDPNTPVLMLDARSRTDVRGSLLALLDLLIAKAQAPATVSG, translated from the coding sequence TTGCCCGGATATGACACGACCGCCCCGCGGGATCAGGAACGACGAACGGACCCGGTCAAGATCCTCGTCGCCGGTGGGTTCGGGGTCGGGAAGACGACCCTGGTGGAGACGATCTCCGAGATCGAGCCACTGCGTACGGAGGAGCGGCTGACGTCCGCCGGGATCGGCGTCGACGACCTCGACGGCATCGAGTCCAAGACGGTGACCACCGTGGCGATGGACTTCGGCCGGCTCACCCTCACCGACGCCGGTGTGGTCCTCTACCTGTTCGGCACGCCCGGCCAGGAGCGCTTCTGGTTCATGTGGGACGACCTGCTGAACGGGGCGCTCGGAGCGATCGTGCTGGTCGACACCCGCCGCCTGGACCGCAGCTTCCCGGCCGTGGACTTCTTCGAGAGCCGCGGACTGCCCTTCGTGGTCGGCGCGAACTGCTTCCACGGCGAACAGCCCTACACCGCCGAGGAGATCGGGGCCGCGCTGCACCTGCGGGACCCGAACACGCCCGTCCTGATGCTCGACGCCCGCTCCCGTACGGACGTCCGCGGCTCCCTGCTCGCGCTGCTCGACCTGCTCATCGCCAAGGCGCAGGCCCCGGCGACCGTCAGCGGCTGA